The Camelus bactrianus isolate YW-2024 breed Bactrian camel chromosome 1, ASM4877302v1, whole genome shotgun sequence genome segment CTAACATTGTCATATAATCATGAAGGATGAAATTCGAAGATTGACTTCggttcctttaaaatatattctgtttGCTTAACCTAAAAATTCTAGTAGAGTCTTTACAATCCTAGAATGTTTCAAAACCCTGGAATGTGTACCTATATTCCCAGCTCGTTATAATATGCAGGGGTTCTAACTGCATTTATTCACACTATGAGCCCACTAACATTTTTGGAATTAGTGGGCAACTCTAGGAAGAAAGCAGCGCAAATGCCAACATTTCTGTTGACTTAAAACTCTCCTAATTTTTACCTAGCAGTTCTTAATCTGGTTGTACTCCAATGCTTGTGCACAGATTACTTTATCCAGTTTTACTAGAGTTCTAGTAGTGATTTGAACCACCCAGTTTGTTGCTGACAAAAGTTATATTTGGTAAATAATACCATGTTACACTTCTATATATAAAGATGGTtggtaaaaatatttactttacagTATATCCAAAATTATTTAGAATGGACAAGAAATCTGGAGTATTATTAGTAGACATCTGTTCCAGTACATTTAATAGGTGGATAGGAAATGCAGGattaatttctttcaaaactCAAATTTCACAATTATGGGGGGGGGTGTGTGCAACCATTAGAAATACTATCTAGCATTATTTCCCAAATAAACCCTCCATTCATTGTTAAATAATTGCCCAAATGTTCCCTGAACATACCAAGTGACTTTATATCTCTTGGCTTTGtccattccattttatttcccAAACTTTCTGTCTTCTATCctatactactttttttttttttgctttttatagcAGTCTCCATCTTTCAGGAAGATGTGAACATCAATTTCTCTATAAGACTGGGAACTTTGGCCAGACCTTGACTCCCTCTGAGCTCCCATTGCCTCATGTTTAAAAGAAACGTAGCACATAAACTTGATCTTCCTCTGAGTGCTGATtaaaattctaaagaaataatGACTCGAAAATCTCTTAGAACATTTATCTAGCTCAACATAAAGATAATGCACTTTTATCATTAGATTTGTCTCCTCAAGCTGTCTGACAGCAATGTATCATTTTCTGGAATCTGCGTCCTATAAAAGTTTAGCACatgactataaaaaataaaaataaaggacacCCATTTTTTGCTGATATGAAGGCTGTGGTTCTCAGCCATATATAGTTTGAGCCATTGGAGAGCACAGAGATAAAAACCCACACATCCTGAGCCAAAATTCTTCACACTAAGAATAATTGGCTTCCTCCTTATGTActgtaaataaatgaatttcatgGAAAAGTACTCAATAGGATTGATGAATTTGGTCACTTTTACCAATCAACTTTAGGTGAACTTAATGGATTTACTCAAGTTTTATATTTGgtattttgtaaaaatatatagCTGCAAGTTacatttatatttgatttttgttttatgtacaaACCTAGCAGTATATCtaaatcttatttttctctctgaagtcTCTTTGCATTTTGTGCTTTCTCTCTGTATATTTATCCACCAATGCTTTACTTCTCCTGTGAAGAGAGCTATAAGGACTCACATGATTGAAAGAATGAGGCTTTTATAGCTCTTGAGATGTTTATTTATACTGTTTATATAAAATGGccaaaaaaaaaccaccaccacctaAAGAcaaacaattttatttcaaatcccTCAATTTCTAGGATTGGAAAGCTTGCTTTGTAAAGCAAACTCATATCTTACATATATAAACCCAATAAACAGCAGAAGAAACCCCTGGGCAATaactaataattataataatgacaACATATATGGATGCtggaataaatgtatttattaatgaTATTTAGATAGTGTTAATTTTTGAGGGCTATATAATATTTGGATGATTTCTATCTCCAATGCAGCTGTATAATTTAAATTTAGGTTTCTTAAATTCTGCAAGAAACATTCTGCAAGGATCAATCTGTAAGCTAGGCTGGGTAGCCACAGAGTGGGTGAGGAACTAGTCTTTGGAGACCATGAAGAGAGTTTTTTCTCATGATAATAAAACAGTTGACCTTCTGCAAAAAGATCTGGACAATCAATAAGTTAATGTCTAGAACCCAAATCCACAGATTGGCCAAAACTCAAAATAGCTTGGATGGCAGCTTCTGGACCCATAGCCCAGGGAGCAGCCTACTCTTGACCCAGAGCCCAGAGACCCAGCATAAGTTGTCCAGCAGGGACTGCAGAACGTGGAAGTCCTGGGGCAGTAGCAGGATGTCTGGCAGGGGCTGGACACTACACGGGATGTCTGGCACCTAGTGGGCTCACAGCGGGTCTCCTGACAGCCACTATAGACAGAGTAGTTCCACTGGCAGGTGCTGGGAGAGCAGAGGTCAGTGGTGTAGACCAGGTTGCTGGGGTAGGAGGAGCCATAGGAGGAGCCTGGGTAGGGCAATTGGCCTCCAAGGGAGTGGGAGGAGAAGTTTCCAGAGCAGCAGCTGTAGGACATCTTGATAGGAGATGTGAGTTCAGCTGAATTACACTAAGAATGTCTTAAGTTTGTTTCTACCTCCTAGACTGTGGCATTTATATACTCTCAGCAATAGGTGTTAACAGCTACAAGGCCATCATTCCTACATTTCTACTCCCTCATTTGCGTAGTATTACCTCAATCATCATTTCTGTAATTGCGGCTGCATGGTTTCACGCGTATTACATTTATGGGCGCTATAATAATTTCTGTTATAACACAAAGCCAGTAAACTACTCTTATGTCACTAGTGCTATGACAATTTTGCATTAATGACCATCCCATCACAACCAGGAAtgtccctccttttcttcctggtATACGCTGTGTGTGAATCTGATTCTGGCTTTGCTTGGGTATGCATTCCTTCTAAGGGTGGAGATTGAAATGGTGTTGCTGGTAGATGTAAccagtgtccaggttcttgtcccatcccagaaagaattcagagacaagacccAGAGGCtgagaa includes the following:
- the LOC105070415 gene encoding keratin-associated protein 13-1-like → MSYSCCSGNFSSHSLGGQLPYPGSSYGSSYPSNLVYTTDLCSPSTCQWNYSVYSGCQETRCEPTRCQTSRVVSSPCQTSCYCPRTSTFCSPCWTTYAGSLGSGSRVGCSLGYGSRSCHPSYFEFWPICGFGF